One stretch of Chryseobacterium fluminis DNA includes these proteins:
- a CDS encoding DUF6850 family outer membrane beta-barrel protein, translated as MNFKILHVVSFLACGCVSAQLHDSIFIPENQMYYKQLNQIWENPVQFSKQKFSDFTETELSAVVKDLNMKRTQTAESSNEFGFKTQGIFNISEKLRLLGSFDYQFVTEKNVGYNLTNGRTEDQFVLNPNYLFVPKKANWENQNYHIKGGISYHLWKGLELGATVDYRNQNSFRKSDPRPEINTADYSGKIFAGYRYGNHQLSVFGGLGRKSETYDIMAVNEFINAPANPEYYVRFSNGYGRIVYFPSYTNFSYRTVDRNFGAGYAFENQKNFFNINFSYSKAMQNLYGNTGELYNLPTGSTYFAESLEKMKYRLANYKTDANYWYKSETADFMSNVNFQSITGDNYNNAEFGQNYRMTLDRLSTANNFLLKDGKKIKFGAVLEGVYNDFSAIDLLGITYKYVTSLNLNLKFNKDIFYRETQKVNLEMGAMSYFPLKESLQYTPASSNTLLYDHVIKNDHEFDRMSKLGPQFGLQFYQRVSAKTDLKIFTNFAALFPLSIDLEQSTEYNGNPNLYFNAGISLFY; from the coding sequence ATGAATTTTAAGATTTTACATGTAGTTTCATTTCTGGCATGCGGTTGTGTATCGGCACAGCTTCACGACAGTATTTTTATTCCGGAAAACCAGATGTATTATAAACAGCTCAATCAGATCTGGGAAAATCCGGTTCAGTTTTCAAAACAGAAATTTTCGGACTTCACGGAAACGGAGCTGAGCGCTGTAGTGAAAGATCTGAATATGAAAAGAACCCAAACTGCCGAAAGCTCAAATGAATTCGGCTTTAAAACGCAGGGGATTTTCAATATTTCTGAAAAACTGAGACTCCTGGGAAGCTTTGATTATCAGTTTGTGACGGAAAAAAATGTAGGCTATAACCTGACGAATGGAAGAACCGAAGACCAGTTTGTACTGAATCCCAATTATCTTTTTGTTCCCAAAAAGGCGAATTGGGAAAACCAGAACTACCATATAAAAGGAGGGATTTCCTATCATCTCTGGAAAGGACTGGAACTGGGAGCAACGGTAGATTACAGAAACCAGAATTCGTTCAGAAAATCAGACCCGCGACCTGAAATCAATACAGCCGATTATTCAGGGAAAATTTTTGCCGGATACCGTTACGGAAACCATCAGTTATCCGTATTCGGAGGATTAGGGAGAAAATCTGAAACATACGATATTATGGCTGTGAATGAATTCATCAATGCACCCGCTAATCCCGAATACTATGTCAGGTTTTCCAATGGTTACGGCAGAATCGTTTATTTTCCTTCTTACACAAATTTCAGTTACAGAACAGTCGACAGGAATTTTGGAGCCGGATATGCATTCGAAAATCAGAAGAATTTTTTCAACATCAATTTTTCGTACAGCAAAGCGATGCAGAATCTCTATGGAAACACCGGAGAATTATATAACCTTCCTACCGGTTCAACGTATTTTGCGGAAAGTCTGGAAAAAATGAAATACCGTCTTGCTAATTATAAGACCGATGCCAATTATTGGTATAAAAGTGAGACAGCAGATTTCATGTCAAACGTAAATTTCCAGAGCATCACCGGGGATAATTACAATAACGCAGAATTCGGGCAGAATTACAGGATGACACTGGACCGATTATCCACAGCAAATAATTTCCTGCTGAAAGATGGAAAAAAAATAAAATTCGGAGCAGTTTTAGAAGGGGTTTATAACGATTTTTCAGCCATTGATCTGTTGGGAATTACCTATAAATATGTAACAAGCCTGAATCTAAATCTGAAGTTCAATAAAGATATTTTCTACAGAGAAACGCAAAAAGTAAACCTTGAAATGGGAGCAATGTCTTATTTTCCGTTAAAGGAAAGCCTGCAGTACACTCCGGCATCATCCAATACTTTGCTGTATGATCATGTAATCAAAAACGATCATGAGTTTGACCGCATGTCGAAATTGGGTCCGCAGTTCGGATTACAGTTTTATCAGAGGGTAAGTGCTAAGACAGACCTGAAAATATTTACTAATTTTGCAGCGCTGTTTCCTTTAAGCATAGATTTAGAGCAAAGCACAGAGTATAACGGAAATCCTAATCTTTATTTCAACGCAGGGATATCATTATTTTATTAG